In the genome of Chryseobacterium oryzae, one region contains:
- a CDS encoding HopJ type III effector protein produces the protein MILEQLKNSSESIDFKDVIAFIDEKYDFTPTKFTNGNTVNEANQNNGSCKIFSFAQLNNLSKEETLALFGDFYRIDVLQNPKGTDHQNIRNFIESGWNGISFEGEALQLK, from the coding sequence ATGATATTAGAACAACTTAAAAATTCATCTGAAAGTATCGATTTTAAAGATGTCATTGCTTTCATTGATGAGAAATATGATTTTACGCCCACAAAATTCACTAACGGAAATACAGTAAACGAAGCCAATCAGAACAATGGTTCTTGTAAAATTTTCAGTTTTGCTCAACTGAATAACTTATCAAAAGAAGAAACTTTAGCGTTGTTTGGAGATTTTTACAGAATAGATGTTTTGCAAAATCCAAAAGGTACAGATCATCAGAACATCAGAAATTTTATTGAGTCTGGCTGGAACGGAATTTCTTTTGAAGGAGAAGCTTTACAACTGAAATAA
- a CDS encoding BON domain-containing protein: MKKTIAISALALAVSFGSISCKKKVSDADLQTQATTVVTSNPGATVEVKEGVAHLGGTFASQEEKDAAIKALKEIKGVKDVHDMAKVEAATAPVQTTSAVDPAIQQKVQDAVKDFPSVKVEVVNGELTLTGNVSSVQARKIKESVDALKIGKYNNNLVVK; this comes from the coding sequence ATGAAAAAAACAATCGCTATTTCTGCTCTAGCTTTGGCAGTATCGTTTGGATCTATTTCGTGTAAAAAGAAAGTTTCTGATGCCGATCTTCAGACTCAGGCAACAACAGTAGTAACTTCTAATCCGGGAGCAACTGTTGAAGTAAAAGAAGGTGTTGCACATCTTGGCGGAACATTCGCTTCTCAGGAAGAGAAAGATGCTGCCATTAAAGCATTAAAAGAAATTAAAGGCGTAAAAGATGTTCATGATATGGCTAAAGTAGAGGCTGCAACAGCACCAGTACAGACTACTTCTGCTGTTGATCCTGCTATTCAGCAAAAAGTACAGGATGCTGTAAAAGATTTCCCATCTGTAAAAGTGGAAGTTGTGAACGGAGAATTAACTTTAACAGGAAATGTTTCTTCTGTACAGGCAAGAAAAATCAAAGAATCTGTGGATGCTTTAAAAATCGGAAAGTATAACAATAATTTAGTTGTAAAATAA
- a CDS encoding DUF1501 domain-containing protein: MLIKRRDFLKISSLASASLLLPGFLKSMTFEGALNPTQKKLIVLQFTGGNDGLNTIIPIKNDIYFRERNKIAIQDSLKLNDETGINPALSYFKNLYDSGELSVMNNVGYPNPDKSHFRSMDIWQSASRSDEYLDTGWIGRFLDEECYRCQHPTQALEVDDMLSLALKGENNKAFAFKDPKKLYQTSQEKYFKSIYDHHHSHDDETVSYLYQTLGSTINNADYIFDKSKSVKTAEDYPNTKLGKDFKTVASLIKSDINTQVYYLSIGSFDTHVNQNERQQKLFEEINGAVESFVADMKKNGLFDDILLMTFSEFGRRVAQNASNGTDHGTANQMFFISGGLKKKGLLNDLPNLEKLNDGDLIYTEDFRKVYATVLKKWLNADSSKILGWKNGMYDFI, encoded by the coding sequence ATGCTCATTAAAAGAAGAGATTTTTTAAAGATAAGTTCCCTTGCAAGTGCATCTTTACTATTACCTGGTTTTCTAAAGTCTATGACTTTTGAAGGAGCTCTAAACCCTACGCAGAAAAAACTGATTGTTCTTCAGTTTACCGGAGGAAATGATGGCTTGAACACCATTATACCTATAAAAAATGATATTTATTTTAGAGAACGAAACAAAATCGCAATTCAGGATTCTCTCAAATTAAATGATGAAACAGGAATAAATCCTGCTCTCAGTTATTTCAAAAACCTTTATGATAGCGGAGAATTATCTGTAATGAATAATGTTGGGTATCCCAATCCGGACAAATCTCATTTCAGAAGTATGGATATTTGGCAATCTGCAAGCCGAAGTGATGAATATCTGGATACCGGTTGGATAGGAAGATTTCTGGATGAAGAATGTTACCGATGCCAACATCCGACCCAAGCTTTGGAAGTAGACGATATGCTAAGCCTTGCTCTAAAAGGAGAAAACAATAAAGCTTTTGCTTTTAAAGATCCTAAGAAATTGTACCAAACCAGTCAGGAAAAATATTTCAAGTCGATTTACGATCATCATCACAGCCATGATGACGAAACGGTTTCTTATCTATATCAGACATTGGGTTCAACCATCAATAATGCAGATTATATTTTCGATAAAAGTAAATCGGTAAAAACAGCAGAAGATTATCCAAACACCAAATTGGGTAAAGACTTCAAAACCGTTGCATCTTTAATAAAGTCTGATATTAATACTCAGGTATATTACCTATCGATCGGCAGTTTCGATACTCATGTGAACCAAAATGAAAGACAGCAAAAGTTATTTGAAGAAATAAACGGAGCCGTAGAGTCTTTTGTAGCAGACATGAAAAAGAACGGACTTTTTGATGATATTCTACTGATGACTTTTTCTGAATTTGGAAGAAGAGTCGCCCAAAATGCCAGCAACGGAACCGATCACGGCACAGCCAACCAAATGTTTTTTATAAGTGGCGGATTAAAAAAGAAAGGATTATTAAATGACTTACCCAATCTTGAAAAACTGAATGACGGCGATCTGATTTACACAGAAGATTTCCGAAAAGTGTATGCTACAGTTCTTAAAAAATGGCTTAATGCAGATTCTTCCAAAATTTTGGGATGGAAGAACGGAATGTACGATTTTATATGA
- a CDS encoding alpha-amylase family glycosyl hydrolase, protein MMNLSQEWKHTTNIYEVNVRQYTPEGTFQAFEKEMPRLKNMGIQTLWFMPITPIAQKNKKGSLGSPYAAADYFSVNPEFGSLEDFKRLVKKAHRLGLKVIIDWVANHTGWDHVWTKTHPEFYQKDDHGDFKKASGMDDIIELDYENPQVRKEMIEAMKFWISETDIDGFRCDLASWVTVDFWKEARPEVEKLKPLFWIGEFDELENPEYGKVFDASYSWKWMHKSADFYKYNQPLHELTDLLKQYSQIGDSSIRAWFTSNHDENSWNGTEYEKYGDIALPMAVFSITWNGIPLLYSGQELPNLKRLEFFEKDTISWTNNYEMADFYRVLLELKSSHPALRGGDPNVTTYLLNTTANDKILAYLRKNGENEVLTVLNFSKQPVDFNIDDDRVSGIFKNVFDGMKRNFNEGRNFSFKVSDYAVFER, encoded by the coding sequence ATGATGAATTTATCACAAGAATGGAAGCATACTACCAATATATACGAAGTTAATGTAAGGCAATATACACCAGAAGGTACTTTTCAGGCTTTCGAAAAAGAAATGCCGCGCCTTAAAAATATGGGGATTCAAACACTGTGGTTCATGCCCATTACTCCTATTGCACAGAAAAATAAAAAGGGAAGCTTAGGAAGTCCTTATGCGGCTGCGGATTACTTTTCTGTTAATCCCGAATTCGGATCTTTGGAAGATTTTAAGAGATTGGTGAAAAAAGCTCACCGATTAGGGTTGAAGGTAATTATAGACTGGGTTGCCAATCATACAGGTTGGGATCATGTTTGGACAAAAACCCATCCTGAATTTTATCAGAAAGACGACCACGGAGATTTCAAAAAAGCTTCCGGGATGGATGATATTATTGAATTGGATTATGAAAATCCTCAGGTTCGAAAAGAAATGATTGAAGCTATGAAATTCTGGATTTCAGAAACAGATATTGATGGTTTTCGTTGCGATTTGGCATCTTGGGTTACAGTAGATTTTTGGAAAGAAGCCAGACCAGAAGTAGAAAAACTGAAACCTCTTTTTTGGATTGGAGAATTCGACGAACTCGAAAATCCAGAATATGGAAAAGTGTTCGACGCAAGCTATTCTTGGAAATGGATGCACAAATCTGCAGATTTTTATAAATATAATCAGCCTTTGCATGAATTGACAGACTTACTCAAACAATATTCTCAGATAGGCGATTCTTCTATAAGGGCTTGGTTTACCAGCAATCATGATGAAAACTCCTGGAACGGAACAGAATACGAAAAATATGGCGATATTGCTTTGCCTATGGCTGTTTTTTCGATCACATGGAACGGAATTCCTCTGTTGTATTCCGGTCAGGAGCTTCCCAATCTTAAAAGGCTTGAGTTTTTTGAAAAAGATACCATATCCTGGACCAACAATTACGAAATGGCAGACTTTTACAGAGTATTGCTCGAACTGAAATCTTCTCATCCTGCATTAAGAGGCGGCGATCCAAACGTTACTACTTATCTTCTAAACACTACGGCAAACGATAAAATTTTAGCCTATCTCCGTAAAAATGGAGAAAATGAAGTTCTTACTGTTCTTAATTTTTCGAAACAACCAGTAGATTTTAATATTGATGATGATCGTGTCTCGGGAATATTTAAAAATGTTTTTGACGGGATGAAAAGAAATTTTAATGAAGGTAGAAATTTTAGTTTCAAAGTGTCCGATTATGCTGTTTTTGAAAGGTAA
- a CDS encoding CocE/NonD family hydrolase, producing the protein MKIYFSLLFTLFFLFGKSQSDNSKDSFVKDNFTKKEFYITMRDGIKLFTAVYIPKDISRKNKYPFLMQRTCYSIAPYGENEYRKSIGPNKYLMNDKYIFVFQDVRGRYMSEGTFTNMTPQVNHKTKKDVDESTDTYDTIEYLLKNIKDNNGKVGQYGTSYPGFYTAVGTLSQHPALVASSPQAPISDFWNDDFLHNGKFMLGYFKTFPVFGVQKTKPETKAWYTDSMIKTTSEDGLKFYREMGTLKDGYEKYYKNNFFMTEIMNHPNYDEYWQKRSLLPHFKDIKHAVMTVGGWFDAEDLSGPLNIYKTIEKTSPKAKNTIVMGPFSHGGWSREEGKHFHNQIYFGDSIATYYQKNIERKFFNHYLKGNSTKDAGLPEALMYDTGSKEWREFSVYPPKESQKIRFYLSEKTLKNTPENGFSEYYSDPENPVLSSENLKDFNGFTPRNYMSEDQRFAVGRPDVLTFTTDILNDDLTFAGEILAKLNIASTSTDADFAVKIIDVYPEDFKPTEKKEGVIYGNYHQMVRSEIMPARFRNSREKAEALVPNQKTAVDFRLQDVVHTFKKGHKIQIQISSTWFPLFSVNPQKFLDNPNSATKEDYTKAFIKIFEDSAIEADVLK; encoded by the coding sequence ATGAAAATATACTTTTCTTTGCTATTTACTTTGTTTTTCCTTTTTGGAAAATCGCAGTCGGACAATTCAAAGGACAGCTTCGTAAAAGATAACTTTACAAAGAAAGAATTTTATATCACAATGCGGGACGGAATAAAATTGTTTACGGCAGTTTACATCCCAAAAGATATTTCAAGAAAAAATAAATATCCTTTTTTAATGCAGAGAACCTGCTACAGTATTGCTCCTTATGGTGAAAATGAATACCGAAAAAGTATTGGTCCCAATAAATACCTTATGAATGACAAATATATTTTTGTTTTTCAGGATGTAAGAGGAAGGTATATGAGTGAGGGAACTTTTACCAATATGACTCCTCAGGTAAATCATAAAACAAAAAAAGATGTAGACGAAAGTACAGACACTTATGATACTATAGAATATCTTTTAAAGAACATTAAAGACAACAATGGTAAAGTTGGGCAATATGGCACTTCTTACCCGGGTTTTTATACTGCTGTAGGAACTCTTTCTCAGCATCCGGCATTGGTAGCTTCTTCTCCACAGGCTCCTATTTCAGATTTCTGGAATGATGATTTTCTTCATAATGGAAAATTTATGCTCGGATACTTCAAAACATTTCCTGTATTCGGTGTTCAGAAAACAAAGCCAGAAACTAAAGCATGGTATACCGATTCTATGATTAAAACAACTTCTGAAGACGGATTGAAATTCTACAGAGAAATGGGTACTCTAAAAGATGGTTATGAAAAATATTATAAAAACAACTTTTTCATGACCGAAATAATGAACCATCCCAATTATGATGAATATTGGCAAAAAAGAAGTCTTTTACCTCATTTTAAAGACATTAAGCATGCCGTAATGACTGTTGGAGGCTGGTTTGATGCAGAGGATCTTTCCGGACCTTTAAACATTTATAAAACCATAGAAAAGACGAGTCCAAAGGCAAAAAACACAATCGTAATGGGGCCTTTCTCTCACGGAGGCTGGTCTAGAGAAGAAGGAAAGCATTTTCACAATCAGATATACTTCGGAGATAGCATTGCAACGTATTATCAAAAAAATATTGAGAGAAAATTCTTCAACCATTATCTTAAAGGCAACAGCACGAAAGATGCCGGTTTACCTGAAGCTTTAATGTATGATACAGGTTCTAAAGAATGGCGTGAATTTTCGGTTTATCCTCCAAAAGAATCCCAAAAAATCAGATTTTATTTATCTGAAAAAACATTAAAAAACACTCCCGAAAATGGCTTTTCAGAATATTACAGCGATCCGGAAAACCCAGTTTTAAGTTCGGAAAACTTAAAAGATTTCAATGGATTTACCCCAAGAAATTATATGTCAGAAGATCAGCGGTTTGCAGTTGGAAGACCGGATGTTCTTACTTTTACGACAGATATTCTTAATGATGATCTTACTTTTGCCGGAGAAATTTTGGCGAAGCTGAATATTGCGTCTACATCAACAGATGCAGATTTTGCGGTTAAAATAATTGATGTTTATCCTGAAGATTTTAAGCCTACAGAAAAAAAAGAAGGCGTTATTTACGGAAATTACCATCAGATGGTAAGAAGTGAGATTATGCCCGCAAGATTCAGAAATTCCCGTGAAAAAGCTGAAGCTTTAGTTCCCAACCAAAAAACAGCAGTCGATTTTAGGTTGCAGGATGTGGTTCATACTTTTAAGAAAGGG
- a CDS encoding SH3 domain-containing protein translates to MSTLQDKYSSVVSAAQSAGVTNLQVQEQDGILYISGGAANTATKDAVWNALGAIDSTYSATDINIDVQVTGLPAGASLTVATEESNLNIRQEPSTDAAVVGKAAKGETVTLVEQTSDDWWKIKTADGEEGYAYSRYLRA, encoded by the coding sequence ATGAGTACATTACAAGATAAATATTCAAGCGTAGTTTCTGCGGCTCAGTCTGCAGGTGTTACCAATCTTCAGGTTCAGGAACAAGACGGAATTCTTTATATCTCCGGAGGTGCAGCCAATACAGCTACTAAAGATGCGGTATGGAATGCTTTAGGAGCTATTGATTCTACTTATTCTGCTACAGACATCAATATCGATGTACAAGTTACAGGTTTGCCTGCAGGAGCTAGCTTAACTGTTGCTACTGAAGAATCTAATCTGAACATCAGACAAGAGCCTTCTACAGATGCTGCTGTTGTTGGAAAAGCAGCTAAAGGAGAAACTGTTACTTTGGTAGAGCAAACTTCTGATGACTGGTGGAAAATTAAAACTGCCGATGGAGAAGAAGGTTATGCTTATTCAAGATATTTGAGAGCTTAA
- a CDS encoding dicarboxylate/amino acid:cation symporter translates to MKGQNKLFIAIIAALIIGVGIGGLVHIQYPESAEPFSKNIKLLGTIFIRLVQMIIAPLVFTTLVVGIAKMSDIKMIGRVGTKAMLWFISASLVSLFIGLVLVNWLEPGHVTKLPIQDVTSADELLKSSKGFSLEDFVKHVIPKSLFEAFATNEVLQIVVFSIMFGVALANLGDDYAQPVIKLFDVVAHGILKMVGYIMWFAPLGVLGAIAAVVATNGFEIFKVYAIYLRDFFFALGILWLVLLLVGYMILGNRLFDLLKRIKSPLLIAFSTTSSEAVFPKLVEELERFGCNNRVVSFILPLGYSFNLDGSMMYMTFASIFIAQIYGVEMTIGQQITMLLVLMLTSKGIAGVPRASLVIIVATCSMFGIPPEGIALILPIDHFCDMGRSMTNVLGNALATSAVSKWEGQLESHGGDM, encoded by the coding sequence ATGAAAGGACAAAACAAATTATTTATTGCAATTATTGCAGCACTCATAATAGGAGTAGGAATTGGAGGACTGGTTCATATACAGTATCCTGAAAGTGCAGAGCCGTTTTCTAAAAACATCAAACTTTTGGGTACTATTTTTATACGTTTGGTGCAAATGATTATCGCTCCGTTGGTATTTACAACACTTGTTGTAGGAATTGCCAAAATGAGTGATATTAAAATGATTGGCAGAGTAGGAACAAAAGCAATGCTTTGGTTTATCTCTGCTTCTCTGGTTTCTCTTTTCATAGGCTTGGTTTTGGTAAACTGGCTGGAACCGGGACACGTTACCAAACTGCCGATTCAGGATGTAACTTCTGCTGATGAACTGTTGAAATCCAGCAAAGGATTTTCTTTGGAAGATTTTGTAAAACACGTTATCCCAAAGAGTTTGTTTGAAGCTTTTGCTACAAATGAAGTTTTGCAGATTGTTGTGTTTTCTATTATGTTCGGGGTTGCGTTGGCAAATTTGGGTGATGATTATGCACAGCCAGTAATAAAACTTTTTGATGTTGTAGCACACGGAATTTTAAAAATGGTAGGCTACATCATGTGGTTTGCCCCTTTAGGCGTATTAGGAGCCATTGCAGCAGTAGTTGCGACCAACGGATTTGAAATTTTTAAAGTATATGCAATTTACCTCAGAGATTTTTTCTTTGCATTAGGAATTTTGTGGCTGGTTTTGCTTTTGGTAGGCTACATGATCTTAGGAAACCGTCTTTTTGATCTTTTGAAAAGAATAAAATCACCTTTACTAATTGCATTTTCCACAACAAGTTCAGAAGCAGTTTTCCCAAAATTGGTGGAAGAACTAGAAAGATTTGGCTGCAATAATAGAGTAGTATCTTTTATTTTACCATTAGGATATTCTTTTAATCTTGATGGAAGCATGATGTACATGACTTTCGCTTCTATTTTTATTGCTCAGATTTACGGAGTAGAAATGACGATTGGTCAACAGATTACCATGCTTTTAGTTTTAATGCTTACATCCAAAGGAATTGCTGGTGTTCCAAGAGCAAGTTTGGTAATTATTGTGGCAACTTGTTCTATGTTTGGGATTCCTCCGGAAGGAATTGCACTAATATTGCCTATCGATCATTTCTGTGATATGGGAAGAAGTATGACAAACGTTTTAGGGAATGCATTGGCAACTTCTGCTGTCTCAAAATGGGAAGGTCAGTTGGAAAGTCACGGGGGAGATATGTAA